The Micromonospora sp. NBC_00421 DNA window CCCGGCCCGGCCCGCCGCGCACCGGATCGCCGAGCACCGCGCGCAGGTCCTTGTCGACATACCCCCACCAGCCGTACTGGAAGGACGAGCCCTTGTGCGCCTGGGCCTCGTTGGCCGAGCTGGGCAGGTTGGACACGTCGCCCTGCTGGTGCCCGGAGGGGGACTCGTTGACCTGGATCGCGTTGATCAGCGACTGGTAGAGGTCCGGGCCGAGCGGGTCGCGGAACATCCCCCGGACCAGCAGCGGCCACCATGCGTCGAAGGTGCGGATCGCCTCGGCGTGCCGGTAGACCTTCGACCCCTTGGCGGTCTCCACCCGCAGTGCGCCGTCCTGCCGCCACGCCTTGAGCCGGCTGATCTCGGCGGCCGACGCGGTGTCGGTGACGGGCTGGCTCTCCAGTACCCGGATCAGCTCGTCGAGCACCTCGGCCCCGCGCAGGTCGGTCAGGCCGGCCTGCTCGACCAGCGCGGTCAGCGAGCCCCGGTCGAACTTCCGGCCGGCGGCCAGGGCCGCCTTGAGCGGGCGGTCCAGCAGGTCGGCCCGGTGCACCGCGCCGAAGCTGTAGTTGCCGTCCGCGCCGCCGAAGTCCTTGGCCTGCTTGTTGTTCCAGCTGATGTAGTAGTCCTGGTTCACCGAGCGGGGGTGGGCGGCCAGCGGGGCGTAGTCGGCGGTGTTCGTCGCCGGGTCGAAGCCCTGCCACTCGTAGGCCGGTTCGGCCTTCATCGGCAGGTTCGGGTTGGACCCGACGGCGCGCACCGGGTTCAGCCCGGAGTTGTAGTACGCCGACTCGGTGGAGTTGACGTAGAACCAGTTGAACGCGTACTCGACGTTGTCGGCCGAGGCGACGAAGGCGTCCGCCGAGCCCATCTGCGCCGGGTCGTTGAACATCTGGAAGCCGATCGCCGAGTCGGCCTCGTGCCGGTAGGTGGAGCGCAGCTGGGTGAAGGCGTGCGGCCGGCCGCCCACCGTGCCCCGCCACGACACCAGGCCGAGCTTGGTCCGCCAGGCGACCAGTTTGTACGACCCCTTGGCGGTGCCGTCGGCGAGGGTCGGGGTCCACTTGTTGACGTGCGCGAGCTGCTCCATGGCCAGGCACTGACCCCGGTAGAGGTAGTGGTCGGCGGCCAGGGTGGGGGCGCTGCCGTCGGTGGTGCACAGCGGCACCGCGTAGGTGTCGGTGATGTCGTGGATCGACGAGGTGGCGCTCCACGCGTAGTCCTGGCCCCGGCCGAGCAGCACGTAGAGGTTGAGGCCGGCGAACGCGGCCCCCCGGGCGCTGATGCCCGGCCCCTGCAACTCCTGCACCATCAGCAGCTGCGGCGAGAAGTAGCCGGTCTGCGGGCCGAAGACCGCCACCGGGTGCCCGGTCGCGGAGTTCGCGGCGGAGACCACCGCCGCGTTGGACATGCCCCGGTGCGCCGGGCTGATGGTCAATCCGGACAACGCGGCGGCCAACTCACCGGCCGCGCTCGTGGTGCCGGCCTTGGCGGCACCGGCGGTACGGGCCGCGCCGGTGTGGGCGGCGGCGGTGCCGGCGGAACCCGTCGGGTCGGTGAAGATCGGCTCGACCCGGGCCGAGCCGGCGTCGGGCAGCACCACGCTGGCCGCGTCCGGGGAGGCGTCGCCGTACGGGAAGCTCTGCCCGTCGTGCAGGGTCAGCACGGTCTCCGGGTCGTTCTGGTTGCGGAACCCCGTCCACACCTTGTCGCCCTCGGTGGCCCCGTACTTGGCGCGGGCGGCGATCCGGACCAGCGCGGACTGCATCTCGGTGCCGCCCCCGCCGCCGAACAGCCCGCCGACCACGCCGGCGATGGCGATCAGGTCGGTGAGCTGGAACGGCTCCGGGCCACCGGCGTTGGTGACCGCGTCGAGGTGGCCGGTGAGCACGTACTCGCCGGGGCAGTTGCGGTTGGCCATGCAGACACCGATGTAGGCGTTGATGCCGGCGATGTACTCCTGCACGTCGGCGTAGAGCTGCTGGCCGCGCGTCCCCTTGTCGCGCAGCGCCTCGATCTGCGTCTGGAGGTCCGCCTCCGTGTACGGCGAGTTGCGCCAGACGCTCTGCTCCAGCGCCCGGTTTCCGGGTGCGCCCCCGGCGAACGAGGTGAGGGTGCCCCGGCCGACGTGCCGCAGCAGGTCCATGGTGAACAGCCGGTCCTCGGCCCCTGCGTACCCCGCGCCGTACATGGTGCCGCCCCGGGTGCTGCCGGTGACGTGCGGGACGCCGGTCGCCTTGTCCCGCAGGATGCGCACGTCGGCGCGGGGCGAGTAGTCGCGTTCGACCTGCCCCTGCGGGACACCGAAGGACGCGTCGTCGAAGAACGAGCCGATCTGCTCCTCGCGCAGCCCGGCGTAGCCGTAGACCAGGTCGGCGTACCGGCCGAGTTGGTCGGCGGAGTGCCGGGGGAGGGTGCCGAGGGTCTGGTTGCCGAGCACCTCGACCAGTGTGGCGTTGCCGTTCTGGCCCGGCGGCAGGATGTCGCCGCACTCGCCGAGGCAGTTGTCGTTGGCCGCGTACCCGCTGGTGGTGACGGCGGCGGGCGCGGCGGTGGCGGGTGGGGTGGGGGTGGCGACCAGCAGCGCGGCGACCGCGACGGCGGCGGTGCCACCGGCGAGCAGGCGGCGGGTGGGGCGGGGACGGGGCATGGTGATCCTCCGATGAGGATGGGGATCTTTACGTGAATAACATTCGGTTACCGGATGGTAATCTCCGTTCGTCGATATCGGAAGACGTCCATCGCGCGGCTGCCGGATCGTTGCCCGGGAGTATCGAACCGGTCGGCGCGGGTGGATAGCTTTCGATTCCGCGTCCGCCCGGCGTCAGCCCGTCGGGCCTGCCTCTCCAGATTGGACAGTCGATGAAGGTCGTCCGTCTGCTCGCGTCCGCGACGCTGCTCGCGGCCGTGCTCACCCCGTCCGGGCCGGCCGCCGCGTCCGCGGCCCCTGCCCCTGCCGCTGGCACCGCTGCCGGCACCGCCGCTCCGACGTCGGGGGCGTTCTCCGTGCTCACCTACAACGTGGCCGGTCTGCCGGACATCATCTCCAGCGGCGACCCGGCGACGAACACCCGGCCGATCGGCGAACGGCTCGGCGGGTACGACATCGTGCACGTCCAGGAGGACTTCAACTACCACGCCGACCTGTACGCCACCGACCAGCACCCGTACCGGACCCCGACCAGCGGGGGCGTGCCGTTCGGCAGCGGCCTCAACACGTTGTCGAACTATCAGTACAGCGACTTCGCCCGGGTGAAGTGGCACTCCTGCAACGGCACCGACTGCCTCACCCCGAAGGGCTTCACCGCCAGCCGCATCCGGCTGGCCGAGGGCGTCTTCGTCGACCTCTACAACGCCCACCCGAACGCCGGCAGCACCGACGCCGACCTGGCCGCCCGGCGGGCCAACCTGAGCCAGCTCTCCGCGTACGTCGCGGCCAACTCGGCGGGCAACGCGGTGGTGCTGATGGGGGACCTGAACGTCCGCTACACCCGTACCGGCGACAACATCCGCGACCTGGTGGCGGCCAACGGCCTCACCGACGTCTGGGTGCAGCAGGAGCGGGGCGGTCAGCCGCCGGCCGCCGGTGACCCGGCGCTGGTCTGCGACCCGGCCAACGTGACGGACAGCTGCGAGGTGGTCGACAAGATCCTCTACCGGAGCAACAAGCTGGTGAACCTCACCCTGAACCGCTACCACAACGAGCACGCCCGGTTCCTCACCCCGACCGGCGGGCCGCTGTCGGACCACTACCCGCACGCCGCCTGGTTCGACTGGACCCTCGCCCCCGACCTGCGGGCCAGCGACACCTGGGGCGGCCCGCACGGTGACCCGTTCACCGACGCCGACCGGGTCGGCCCGGCGGTCACCCGGGTCACCCTGCGCGGTGGCTCCCGGCTCGACGCCGTCGGGGTGGACCTCGCCGACGGCGGCCAGCTGCGCCACGGCGGCACCGGCGGGACCGAGACCAGCCTCACCCTGGCCCCCGGCGAGCGGATCACCCAGGTCACCCTGACCCAGGGCCAGAAGGACGGCCGGACCCGGATCTTCTCGGCCCGGCTCGGCACCGACCAGGGCCGCACCCTCGCCACCGGTACGCCCACCTCTGCGGCGGTCACCTTCACCGCGCCCCCGGGTGGTCGGCTGGCCGGCTTCTTCGGCCGCAGCGGCACCGAGGTCGACCAGCTCGGCGTGATCTGGAGTGTCGGGGGCAACGGATAGTCTCGGTGCCGTGGCTGATCCCTCGACCTACCGTCCCGCGTCCGGCACGATCCCCGAGTCCCCCGGGGTCTACCGGTTCCGTGACGGCACCGGCCGGGTGATCTACGTCGGCAAGGCGAAGAACCTGCGCAGCAGGCTCAACTCCTACTTCGGCGATCTGCTGGGTCTGCACGAGCGGACCCGGCAGATGGTCACCACCGCCGAGTCGGTCGACTGGATGACAGTCGCCACCGAGGTCGAGGCCCTGCAGCAGGAGTTCACCTGGATCAAGCAGTACGACCCCCGGTTCAACGTCCGGTACCGCGACGACAAGTCGTACCCGTACCTGGCGGTCACGCTGGACGAGGAATACCCGCGGTTGCAGGTCATGCGGGGCGCGAAGCGTAAGGGCGTGCGGTACTTCGGGCCGTACTCGCACGCCTGGGCGATCCGCGAGACGCTCGACCTGCTGCTGCGGGTCTTCCCGGCGCGCACCTGCTCCGCCGGGGTGTTCAAGCGGGCCGGCCAGGTGGGCCGCCCGTGCCTGCTCGGCTACATCGGCAAGTGCTCCGCGCCCTGTGTGGGCACCGTCTCCGCCGACGCGCACCGGGCGATCGTCGACAACTTCTGCGAGTTCATGGCCGGCCGCACCGACAGCATGGTGCGCCGCCTCGAACGCGAGATGACCGAGGCCAGCGAGCAGCTGGAGTTCGAGCGGGCGGCCCGGCTGCGCGACGATGTGGCCGCGCTGCGCCGGGCCATGGAGAAGCAGACAGTGGTGCTCGGCGACGGCACCGACGCCGACGTGGTCGCCTTCGCCGACGATCCGCTGGAAGCCGCCGTGCAGGTCTTCCACGTCCGCGACGGCCGGGTACGCGGCCAGCGTGGCTGGGTGGTGGAGAAGACCGAGGAGCTGACCACCGGCGACCTGGTGCACCACTTCTGCACCCAGGTCTACGGCGGCGAGCAGGGCGAGGCGGACGTCCCCCGGGAGCTGCTGGTCCCCGAGCTGCCGGGCGACGCCGAGGCGCTCGCCGACTGGCTCAGCGCCCGCCGGGGCAGCCGGGTGTCGCTGCGGGTGCCCCAGCGCGGTGACAAGAGGACCCTGCTGGAGACGGTGGGCCGCAACGCCAAGGACTCCCTGGCCCGGCACAAGCTCAAGCGGTCAGGTGACCTGACCACCCGGGGCAAGGCGCTCGACGAGATCAGCGAGGCGCTCGACATGCGCACCTCACCGCTGCGTATCGAGTGCTTCGACATCTCCCAGATCCAGGGCACCGACGTGGTGGCCAGCATGGTCGTCTTCGAGGACGGATTGCCGCGCAAGAGCGAATACCGCCGGTTCATCGTCCGGGGGGCCACCGACGACCTGTCGGCGATGTCCGAGGTGCTGCGTCGCCGTTTCGCCCGCTACCTCGACGCCCGCGCCGAGACCGGTGAGCTGGGTGAGGAGACCGCCGCCGACCCCGACCGTCCCGGCATCGACCCGACCACCGGCCGGCCCCGGAAGTTCGCCTACCCGCCGCAGTTGGTGGTGGTCGACGGCGGTGCCCCGCAGGTGGCGGCGGCGGCCCAGGCGCTGGCCGAGCTGGGTATCGACGACGTGGCGCTGTGCGGGCTGGCCAAGCGGCTGGAGGAGGTCTGGCTCCCCGACGACGAATACCCGGTCATCCTGCCGCGCACCTCCGAGGGGCTCTACCTGCTGCAACGGGTCCGGGACGAGGCGCACCGGTTCGCCATCACCTTCCACCGGCAGCGCCGCTCCAAGCGGATGACCGAATCGGCCCTGGACACCGTCCCCGGGTTGGGTGAGGTCCGCCGCAAGGCGCTGCTGCGGCATTTCGGCTCGCTCAAACGGCTCTCCGCCGCCACGGTGGAGGAGATCACCGAGGTGCCCGGGGTGGGCCGGCGCACCGCCGAGGCGATCCTCGCCGCCCTCGACGGCACCCCCGCTCCCGCCACGGCCGACTGATCCCGCCCGCTCGCCGGATCGGCCGGGGCAGGGAGCTCGATCCGTTCTATCGGGTGGGAGCGGTGCGGTCAGGGTTGGTCGGCGAGGACGGTGAGGATGGACTCGCCGTACTTGGCCAGCTTGTTCTCGCCGACGCCGCTGATCCGGGACAGCTCGGCCAACGAGGCGGGGGCGTCGGTGGCGATCTGCCGCAACGTCGCGTCGTGGAAGATCACGTACGCTGGCACGCCCTGTTCCTTGGCGGTGGCCCCCCGCCAGGCGCGCAGCCGCTCGAACAGCGACCCGGCCGCCGGGGAGAGTTCCGCGACCACGGTGGCTGCGCCGCGTGGCTTCGCCGACCGGGTCGAGGCCACCTTCTCCGGCTCCCGGCGCATGGTGACCGTGCGGCGGCGGGCCAGCACCTCCGCGCTGGCCTCGGTGAGCGCCAGCGTGCCGTAGTCGCCCTCGACCGCCAACAGCCCCTCGGCGAGCAGCTGCCGGACCACCCCGCGCCACTCCGCCTCGCGTAGCTCGGTGCCGATGCCGAAGGTGCTCAGCGCGTCGTGGCCGTACTGGCTGATCTTGTCGTTATGCTTGCCGATCAGGATGTCCACGCAGTGCCCCGCGCCGAAGCGCTGGTTGCGTTCCCGGTCGAGCCGGTAGACGGTGGAGAGCAGCTTCTGCGCGGCCACCGTGCCGTCCCAGGTCTCCGGCGGGGTCAGGCAGGTGTCGCAGTTGCCGCAGTCGGCCGTGCCGGGCTGACCGAAGTATTCGAGCAGTTGCACCCGGCGGCAGCGGACCGTCTCGCAGAGCGCCAGCATGGCGTCCAGGTGGGTGGCGAGGTTACGCCGGTGGGCCAGGTCGCCGTCGGACGTCTCGATCATCTTGCGCTGCTGCACCACGTCCTGGAGGCCGTAGGCGAGCCACGCCGTCGACGGCAGCCCGTCCCGGCCGGCCCGCCCGGTCTCCTGGTAGTAGCCCTCGACCGACTTGGGCAGGTCGAGGTGGGCCACGAAGCGGACGTCCGGCTTGTCGATGCCCATCCCGAAGGCGATCGTGGCGACCATGACCAGGCCGTCCTCCCGCAGGAAACGCTGCTGGTTGGCGGCGCGGGTGCCCGAGTCCAGGCCGGCGTGGTAGGGCAGCGCGGCGACCCCGTTGGCGACCAGGAACTCGGCCGTCTTGTCCACCGAGGCCCGGGACAGGCAGTAGACGATGCCGGCGTCGCCCGGGTGCTCGTCGCGCAGCAGGGCCAGCAGCTGCTTGCGGGGCTCCTTCTTGGGCACGATCCGGTACTGGATGTTGGGCCGGTCGAAGCTGGCCACGAAGTGCTTCGCCTCGGTGAGCTGGAGCCGGGTGGCGATCTCGGCCCGGGTGGCGCTGGTGGCGGTCGCGGTCAACGCGATCCGGGGCACCGCCGGCCACCGCTCGTGCAGCATCGACAGGGCCAGGTAGTCGGGGCGGAAGTCGTGCCCCCACTGGGACACGCAGTGCGCCTCGTCGATGGCGAACAGACCGATGCGGCCCCGGTCGAGCAGTTGCTGCACGCCCCGGGTGCCCAGCGCCTCGGGGGCCAGGTAGAGCAGGTCAAGCTCACCGGCGACGAACGCCTGCTCGACCGTGCGCCGGGCGGCGTAGTCCTGCGTCGAGTTGAGGAAGCCCGCGCGTACGCCGACCGCGGTCAGCGCGTCGACCTGGTCCTGCATGAGGGCGATCAGCGGGGAGACGACCACCGCGACGCCGTCCCGGACCAGGGCCGGGACCTGGTAACACAGCGACTTGCCGCCACCGGTGGGCATCAGCACCAGGGCGTCCCCGCCGGCCACCACGTGCTCGATGATCTCCTGCTGGAAGCCCCGGAAGGCGTCGTAGCCGAAGACCCGGCGGAGCACGTCGAGGGCGTCGGAGGCGCGCAGCTCGGTGGGGGAGACCATCCGGGGAGTCTACGAGCCCGCCCCGACAACGCCGTCCACGACGCCCCCTGGACCCGTCCCGCCCGCCCCGCAGCCTCACCCGTCGCCCTGAGTCGTCCCCTCGCCGGAGCCACCCGTTGCCCGGCACCGTCACCCGGAGCTGTCCCCCTCGCCCCAGCAGGGTCCGCCGAGGCCGGCCGCGCTGTGGAAGCCGGGGTGACCGGTGACGTCCATGCGGACCTCGCCGTCGGGGCCGATCCGGCCGCAGAAG harbors:
- a CDS encoding penicillin acylase family protein gives rise to the protein MPRPRPTRRLLAGGTAAVAVAALLVATPTPPATAAPAAVTTSGYAANDNCLGECGDILPPGQNGNATLVEVLGNQTLGTLPRHSADQLGRYADLVYGYAGLREEQIGSFFDDASFGVPQGQVERDYSPRADVRILRDKATGVPHVTGSTRGGTMYGAGYAGAEDRLFTMDLLRHVGRGTLTSFAGGAPGNRALEQSVWRNSPYTEADLQTQIEALRDKGTRGQQLYADVQEYIAGINAYIGVCMANRNCPGEYVLTGHLDAVTNAGGPEPFQLTDLIAIAGVVGGLFGGGGGTEMQSALVRIAARAKYGATEGDKVWTGFRNQNDPETVLTLHDGQSFPYGDASPDAASVVLPDAGSARVEPIFTDPTGSAGTAAAHTGAARTAGAAKAGTTSAAGELAAALSGLTISPAHRGMSNAAVVSAANSATGHPVAVFGPQTGYFSPQLLMVQELQGPGISARGAAFAGLNLYVLLGRGQDYAWSATSSIHDITDTYAVPLCTTDGSAPTLAADHYLYRGQCLAMEQLAHVNKWTPTLADGTAKGSYKLVAWRTKLGLVSWRGTVGGRPHAFTQLRSTYRHEADSAIGFQMFNDPAQMGSADAFVASADNVEYAFNWFYVNSTESAYYNSGLNPVRAVGSNPNLPMKAEPAYEWQGFDPATNTADYAPLAAHPRSVNQDYYISWNNKQAKDFGGADGNYSFGAVHRADLLDRPLKAALAAGRKFDRGSLTALVEQAGLTDLRGAEVLDELIRVLESQPVTDTASAAEISRLKAWRQDGALRVETAKGSKVYRHAEAIRTFDAWWPLLVRGMFRDPLGPDLYQSLINAIQVNESPSGHQQGDVSNLPSSANEAQAHKGSSFQYGWWGYVDKDLRAVLGDPVRGGPGRGFCGGGSLTGCRQVLLDTLRAAAATPAAQVYPGDASCTAGDQWCADAIIQSPLGGIKHATIAWQNRPTFQQVVSFPSRRGDDLTNLAAGQPVTASGSELFFGPGKAVDSDLGTRWASSWADDQWLTVDLGSARQVGRVTLAWESAYARSYRIEVSSDGSNWRTAWSTTAGDGGTDVVAFPTETARYVRMHGVTRATSYGYSLWELAVYAH
- a CDS encoding jacalin-like lectin — translated: MKVVRLLASATLLAAVLTPSGPAAASAAPAPAAGTAAGTAAPTSGAFSVLTYNVAGLPDIISSGDPATNTRPIGERLGGYDIVHVQEDFNYHADLYATDQHPYRTPTSGGVPFGSGLNTLSNYQYSDFARVKWHSCNGTDCLTPKGFTASRIRLAEGVFVDLYNAHPNAGSTDADLAARRANLSQLSAYVAANSAGNAVVLMGDLNVRYTRTGDNIRDLVAANGLTDVWVQQERGGQPPAAGDPALVCDPANVTDSCEVVDKILYRSNKLVNLTLNRYHNEHARFLTPTGGPLSDHYPHAAWFDWTLAPDLRASDTWGGPHGDPFTDADRVGPAVTRVTLRGGSRLDAVGVDLADGGQLRHGGTGGTETSLTLAPGERITQVTLTQGQKDGRTRIFSARLGTDQGRTLATGTPTSAAVTFTAPPGGRLAGFFGRSGTEVDQLGVIWSVGGNG
- the uvrC gene encoding excinuclease ABC subunit UvrC; translated protein: MADPSTYRPASGTIPESPGVYRFRDGTGRVIYVGKAKNLRSRLNSYFGDLLGLHERTRQMVTTAESVDWMTVATEVEALQQEFTWIKQYDPRFNVRYRDDKSYPYLAVTLDEEYPRLQVMRGAKRKGVRYFGPYSHAWAIRETLDLLLRVFPARTCSAGVFKRAGQVGRPCLLGYIGKCSAPCVGTVSADAHRAIVDNFCEFMAGRTDSMVRRLEREMTEASEQLEFERAARLRDDVAALRRAMEKQTVVLGDGTDADVVAFADDPLEAAVQVFHVRDGRVRGQRGWVVEKTEELTTGDLVHHFCTQVYGGEQGEADVPRELLVPELPGDAEALADWLSARRGSRVSLRVPQRGDKRTLLETVGRNAKDSLARHKLKRSGDLTTRGKALDEISEALDMRTSPLRIECFDISQIQGTDVVASMVVFEDGLPRKSEYRRFIVRGATDDLSAMSEVLRRRFARYLDARAETGELGEETAADPDRPGIDPTTGRPRKFAYPPQLVVVDGGAPQVAAAAQALAELGIDDVALCGLAKRLEEVWLPDDEYPVILPRTSEGLYLLQRVRDEAHRFAITFHRQRRSKRMTESALDTVPGLGEVRRKALLRHFGSLKRLSAATVEEITEVPGVGRRTAEAILAALDGTPAPATAD
- the recQ gene encoding DNA helicase RecQ, whose translation is MVSPTELRASDALDVLRRVFGYDAFRGFQQEIIEHVVAGGDALVLMPTGGGKSLCYQVPALVRDGVAVVVSPLIALMQDQVDALTAVGVRAGFLNSTQDYAARRTVEQAFVAGELDLLYLAPEALGTRGVQQLLDRGRIGLFAIDEAHCVSQWGHDFRPDYLALSMLHERWPAVPRIALTATATSATRAEIATRLQLTEAKHFVASFDRPNIQYRIVPKKEPRKQLLALLRDEHPGDAGIVYCLSRASVDKTAEFLVANGVAALPYHAGLDSGTRAANQQRFLREDGLVMVATIAFGMGIDKPDVRFVAHLDLPKSVEGYYQETGRAGRDGLPSTAWLAYGLQDVVQQRKMIETSDGDLAHRRNLATHLDAMLALCETVRCRRVQLLEYFGQPGTADCGNCDTCLTPPETWDGTVAAQKLLSTVYRLDRERNQRFGAGHCVDILIGKHNDKISQYGHDALSTFGIGTELREAEWRGVVRQLLAEGLLAVEGDYGTLALTEASAEVLARRRTVTMRREPEKVASTRSAKPRGAATVVAELSPAAGSLFERLRAWRGATAKEQGVPAYVIFHDATLRQIATDAPASLAELSRISGVGENKLAKYGESILTVLADQP